A stretch of the Musa acuminata AAA Group cultivar baxijiao chromosome BXJ2-7, Cavendish_Baxijiao_AAA, whole genome shotgun sequence genome encodes the following:
- the LOC135617272 gene encoding pentatricopeptide repeat-containing protein At5g52850, chloroplastic-like, translating to MRCGWIEAFVVSLHPYKRNPMVALPLASSHRRWFQTFLGVSLEFHLPQLHHLNSYPSHITEDLCLSLLSFCSKPKSARQGICVHSPIIKLCFHDHLSLNNHLLSLYSKFCGVGTARKLFDELTSRDVVTWSTIISAFSRVKNHEEALGLFKCMLTRSPLTGPNEFIYSSAICCAASLRLLDLGAQIHAHVQKRGFETNAVVGSALLDVYSKCGRFQEASEIFASMDYRDVVSWTTMISALIEAKNWVGALRLYLLMIEGGTSPTEYTFAKLLRACGCFFGLRVGMMLHAHLVLWGMELNLVLKTALVDMYSKCHRMRDALKVFLQTADSDVMLWTTMISGHSQAERYLEAITMFHDMKDAGVTPNSFTYSGVLSACSSAPEPELGRQIHCRVIKAGLEDDVSVANALVDLYAKHSRDLDDTVRAFAAIVSPNIVSWTAFMAGLARHGLEQKVLLALVEMRLTGVEPNSFSLSTVLSSCNSVEALAHARKLHSYMIKTKVDASDLSAGNSLVDVYARFGRVDDAWAVAHTMMARRDVLTYTTLAKGLNQVGLHRRALDMLAYMHEEDLSIDGFSLACFLSATAGLAAMQSGKQLHGFSVKSGLLSWISVSNGLVDMYGKCGSVEEARMVFAAIEEPNVVSWNGLISGLASNSRFVEALSAFEDMRLARAQPDGITFLLVLYACSHGGLPDAGVEYFNSMQELHGVAPQQDHYVCLVDMLGRAGRLEEAACTIETMPFQPDALVYKTLLASCKQRSNMVLGECMARKALEIDPSDPAIYVLLAGIYDDAGNVEWAEQTRRMMRERAKRKSVGQSWL from the coding sequence ATGAGATGTGGTTGGATCGAAGCTTTCGTCGTCTCTCTTCACCCTTACAAGAGAAATCCTATGGTGGCCCTTCCTTTGGCTTCCTCTCATAGAAGATGGTTCCAGACTTTTCTCGGCGTATCGCTCGAGTTTCACCTTCCGCAGCTTCACCATCTCAATTCCTATCCCTCACATATTACTGAGGATTTGTGCCTGAGTCTGCTCTCCTTCTGCTCCAAACCAAAGTCAGCAAGGCAGGGAATCTGCGTTCACAGCCCTATCATCAAGCTATGTTTCCATGATCACCTGTCGCTGAACAACCACCTCCTCTCTCTCTACTCAAAATTTTGTGGTGTCGGCACTGCGCGGAAGCTGTTCGATGAATTGACTAGCAGAGACGTCGTAACATGGAGCACCATCATCTCGGCGTTTAGTCGGGTCAAGAACCATGAGGAAGCACTTGGATTGTTCAAGTGCATGTTGACTCGCTCTCCTCTTACCGGTCCTAATGAATTCATTTACTCCAGCGCCATCTGCTGCGCCGCCTCGCTCAGGTTACTGGACCTTGGAGCTCAAATTCATGCCCACGTCCAAAAGCGTGGATTTGAGACCAATGCTGTCGTTGGAAGCGCTCTGCTTGACGTCTACTCAAAATGCGGCAGGTTCCAAGAAGCATCTGAGATCTTTGCTTCGATGGACTACAGGGACGTCGTCTCGTGGACCACCATGATCTCGGCTCTCATCGAAGCGAAGAACTGGGTGGGAGCATTGCGGCTGTATTTGCTCATGATCGAAGGCGGAACTTCTCCTACCGAGTACACCTTCGCCAAGCTTCTCAGGGCTTGTGGGTGCTTCTTCGGCCTTCGCGTTGGTATGATGCTTCACGCTCACCTGGTCCTGTGGGGAATGGAGCTCAATCTGGTGCTGAAGACGGCGCTCGTCGACATGTATTCGAAATGCCACCGGATGAGGGATGCACTTAAAGTGTTTCTCCAGACGGCAGACTCAGATGTAATGCTGTGGACGACGATGATCTCTGGACACTCCCAAGCAGAACGCTACCTGGAGGCAATCACTATGTTCCATGACATGAAGGATGCAGGGGTGACGCCGAATTCCTTCACCTACTCCGGAGTCCTCAGTGCCTGTTCATCTGCTCCTGAGCCAGAACTGGGAAGGCAGATTCACTGTCGGGTGATCAAGGCAGGATTGGAAGATGATGTATCAGTTGCCAACGCACTGGTAGACTTGTACGCCAAACACTCCCGGGATCTAGATGACACAGTCCGCGCCTTCGCAGCCATTGTATCTCCCAACATCGTCTCGTGGACAGCTTTCATGGCCGGGCTTGCTCGACACGGACTCGAGCAGAAGGTGCTCCTGGCTTTGGTGGAAATGCGACTTACCGGAGTGGAACCTAATTCTTTCTCCCTGTCGACTGTTCTCAGCAGCTGCAACTCCGTAGAAGCTCTGGCTCATGCCCGAAAGCTCCACTCTTACATGATTAAGACCAAGGTGGACGCGTCGGATTTGTCTGCCGGGAACTCGCTGGTGGATGTCTACGCTAGATTTGGGAGGGTGGACGACGCGTGGGCCGTCGCGCACACGATGATGGCTCGCAGGGACGTGCTCACGTACACGACCTTGGCCAAGGGGTTGAATCAGGTTGGCCTTCACCGGAGGGCACTGGACATGCTCGCGTACATGCACGAGGAAGACTTGAGTATCGATGGTTTCAGCCTGGCCTGCTTCCTATCCGCTACTGCGGGTTTGGCGGCAATGCAATCCGGTAAGCAGCTGCATGGCTTCTCGGTGAAGTCCGGCCTCCTGAGCTGGATCTCGGTCTCGAATGGCCTCGTCGACATGTACGGCAAATGCGGAAGCGTAGAGGAGGCTCGCATGGTCTTCGCGGCGATCGAAGAGCCAAACGTGGTGTCATGGAACGGATTAATATCCGGCCTGGCGTCGAACAGCCGTTTCGTGGAAGCGCTGTCCGCTTTCGAGGACATGAGACTGGCAAGAGCTCAGCCCGACGGTATCACCTTCTTGCTGGTGCTGTACGCCTGCAGCCACGGTGGACTACCCGACGCCGGCGTCGAGTACTTCAACTCCATGCAGGAATTGCATGGCGTGGCACCGCAGCAAGATCACTATGTTTGCTTGGTCGACATGCTGGGGCGGGCGGGCAGGTTGGAGGAGGCGGCTTGCACCATCGAAACGATGCCGTTCCAGCCTGACGCGCTGGTGTACAAGACGTTGCTGGCTTCTTGCAAGCAGCGCAGCAACATGGTGCTTGGAGAGTGCATGGCGAGGAAGGCGCTGGAGATCGACCCATCGGATCCGGCGATCTACGTGCTGCTCGCGGGCATCTACGACGATGCAGGGAACGTGGAGTGGGCCGAGCAGACTCGCCGGATGATGAGGGAGAGGGCAAAGAGGAAGAGCGTGGGCCAGAGCTGGCTGTGA